A portion of the Myripristis murdjan chromosome 13, fMyrMur1.1, whole genome shotgun sequence genome contains these proteins:
- the cfap45 gene encoding cilia- and flagella-associated protein 45 — translation MRVQTSSSSSGRRAGSSRYRTRAPTSQVDESLFGTPKPVPSSAGMNGNPGIKTRDQSHSAPFRTSQPAEMVHIITKDLIRDLKVRSKDPSGLSVILSPTEIKRITSASRVLTKEEREAMMESQHRQWETAMEAAKEKKEQIHQADMSRKKNEALTELEVEARDRAKYLLERANAMKMEQEDEIKRLNEMILGAQCHMVRDAQILEKKQVQAELAEEEKRLDVMMELDRRKAIEAQQQIDELRKQQMIDGKQQILNQISERLEERLQQDALKAQERQEVLENLEKMQLEELQALERKMEEQRHLQEEIMKINAEMLQAKEQKKEEEKLADIRAMEYTQKKMEREAEYEAEQRRIKKEKEKEVARLRALQERESDYKAEQDELRARRNQEAAEREWRRKEKEQAEKKAQEEAMLKAARLEQVVRKEHLLSIEAGRERAEFERLLKEQQKAITKQQEEEERQREKALHHANAVRQQVKEQELLAIAKRREIFKEKNRLDEEARQTRIRLDEIKEKKLRELRAVGLPEKYCNEVERKLHTLAH, via the exons ATG AGGGTGCAGACCAGCTCCTCAAGCTCAGGGCGCAGGGCCGGCTCCAGCCGCTACCGTACACGGGCCCCCACCTCCCAGGTGGACGAGAGCCTGTTTGGGACCCCCAAACCGGTGCCCTCA TCAGCAGGCATGAATGGAAACCCAGGCATCAAGACTCGGGATCAGTCCCACTCCGCTCCTTTTCGGACGAGCCAGCCAGCAGAGATGGTCCACATCATCACCAAGGACCTCATCCGAGACCTAAA GGTCCGAAGCAAGGATCCATCAGGCTTGTCTGTCATTCTATCACCAACCGAGATCAAGAGAATCACCTCAGCATCCCGGGTTCTCAccaaggaggagagggaggccaTGATGGAGTCACAGCACAGGCAGTGGGAGACAGCCATG GAagcagcaaaagaaaagaaggagcaAATCCATCAGGCAGACATGTCGCGCAAGAAGAATGAGGCACTGACCGAGCTGGAGGTGGAGGCCCGGGACCGCGCCAAGTACCTCCTGGAGCGGGCCAATGCCATGAAGATGGAGCAGGAGGATGAGATCAAGAGGCTCAATGAG ATGATTCTGGGTGCTCAGTGTCACATGGTGCGTGACGCCCAGATCCTGGAGAAGAAACAGGTCCAGGCAGagctggcagaggaggagaagcgtCTGGATGTCATGATGGAGTTGGATCGCCGCAAGGCCATAGAGGCTCAACAGCAGATTGACGAACTACGCAAACAACAGATGATTGA CGGGAAGCAGCAAATTCTCAACCAGATCAGTGAGCGTCTGGAGGAGAGGCTGCAGCAAGACGCCCTGAAGGcccaggagagacaggaggtgCTCGAGAACCTGGAGAAAATGCAGcttgaggagctgcag GCCctggagaggaagatggaggagcagaggcaTCTGCAGGAGGAGATCATGAAAATCAATGCTGAGATGCTGCAAGCAAAGGagcagaagaaagaggaggagaaactggCTGACATCAGAGCTATGGAGTACACCCAAAAGAAAATG GAGCGCGAGGCTGAATATGAAGCCGAGCAGAGGCGAAtcaagaaggagaaggagaaggaggtggcCAGGCTGAGGGCTcttcaagagagagaaagtgactaCAAGGCAGAGCAG GATGAGCTCCGTGCACGGAGGAATCAGGAAGCTGCGgagagggagtggaggagaaaggagaaagaacAGGCTGAAAAGAAAGCTCAGGAGGAGGCGATGCTGAAAGCTGCTCGCTTGGAGCAGGTCGTCCGCAAAGAGCATCTCCTGTCCATCGAGGCTGGCCGGGAGAGGGCTGAGTTTGAGAGGCTTCTGAA AGAACAGCAGAAAGCCATTAccaagcagcaggaggaggaggagaggcagcgtGAGAAGGCACTCCACCATGCAAATGCTGTGCGGCAGCAGGTGAAGGAGCAGGAGCTGCTGGCCATAGCCAAGCGCAGGGAGATCTTCAAGGAGAAAAACCGTCTGGACGAGGAGGCCCGGCAAACACGCATCCGCCTTGACGAGATCAAGGAGAAGAAGCTGAGGGAGCTCAG ggcTGTAGGACTCCCTGAAAAATACTGCAATGAAGTGGAAAGGAAGCTCCACACCTTGGCACACTGA
- the slc37a4a gene encoding glucose-6-phosphate exchanger SLC37A4a codes for MAKAGYGYYRSTIFLAMFVGYTLYYFNRKTFSFVMPSLMQEIKMDKDDLGMITSSQSLAYAISKFISGVLSDQISARWLFSIGLFVVGGINVVFSWSSTVAVFSGLWFLNGLGQGLGWPPCGRVLRKWFEPSQFGTWWAILSCSMNLAGSLGPIIATVLAQSYSWRTIMLMAGMTCVVLSFICLLVIKNEPKDVGLPNIEAAAKKGKAGSSSDESTLSEFLLSPYLWLLSVSYLVVFGVKTACTDWGQLFLIQDKGQSTLMGSSYMSALEVGGLLGSLAAGYLSDKAVAKQGMRSHGNPRHFILISMMAGMCVSMYLFRITVTPDSSKVWILSLGAAFGFSSYGPIALFGVIANESAPSNYCGTSHAIVALMANIGGFLSGLPFSTIAKHHGWEMAFWVAEIVCAATTLAFFLMRNIRTKMGHVSKKAD; via the exons ATGGCTAAAGCAGGTTATGGATACTACCGCAGCACAATCTTTCTGGCCATGTTTGTGGGCTACACGCTGTACTACTTTAACagaaagacattttcttttgtgatgCCCTCCCTAATGCAGGAGATTAAGATGGACAAAGATGACTTGG GCATGATCACCAGCAGTCAGTCTTTGGCCTATGCTATCAGCAAGTTCATCAGTGGCGTGCTGTCAGACCAGATCAGCGCCCGCTGGCTTTTCTCCATTGGTCTGTTTGTGGTGGGTGGCATCAATGTGGTCTTCTCCTGGTCCTCAACTGTGGCTGTCTTCTCTGGCCTCTGGTTTCTCAACGGCCTGGGCCAGGGCCTCGGCTGGCCTCCCTGTGGCAGGGTGCTGCGCAAG TGGTTTGAGCCCTCTCAATTTGGAACGTGGTGGGCGATTCTCTCCTGCAGCATGAATCTGGCTGGCAGTTTGGGCCCCATTATCGCCACAGTGTTGGCCCAGAGCTACAGCTGGAGGACCATCATGCTAATGGCAGGAATGACGTGTGTGGTGCTCTCCTTCATCTGCCTGCTAGTTATCAAGAACGAGCCAAAGGATGTGGGGCTGCCTAATATCGAGGCAGCAGCCAAGAAGGGCAAAGCAG GCTCCTCCAGTGATGAGAGCACCCTGTCAGAGTTCCTGCTGTCGCCCTACCTGTGGCTGCTGTCTGTGTCCTACCTGGTGGTGTTCGGGGTGAAGACAGCCTGCACCGACTGGGGCCAGCTCTTTCTCATCCAGGACAAGGGCCAGTCTACACTCATGG GCAGCTCATACATGAGTGCTCTGGAGGTCGGGGGCCTGTTGGGCAGCCTAGCAGCCGGATATCTGTCGGACAAGGCTGTGGCCAAA CAAGGCATGAGAAGCCATGGCAACCCCCGCCATTTCATCCTGATCTCCATGATGgctggaatgtgtgtgtccatgtactTGTTCAGGATCACAGTCACCCCAGACAGCTCGAAG GTGTGGATACTAAGCTTGGGTGCAGCTTTTGGGTTCTCATCTTATGGACCGATAGCACTATTTGGAGTTATAGCCAATGAGAGCGCTCCGTCCAACTACTGCGGGACATCACATGCCATCGTTGCCTTGATGGCCAACA TTGGTGGCTTCTTGTCTGGGCTCCCATTCAGCACCATCGCCAAGCACCACGGCTGGGAAATGGCATTCTGGGTAGCAGAGATTGTCTGTGCTGCTACCACATTGGCATTTTTCCTGATGCGCAACATCAGAACCAAGATGGGGCATGTTTCCAAGAAGGCCGACTAA
- the rps25 gene encoding small ribosomal subunit protein eS25 — protein MPPKQDKKKDSGKSKKDKDPVNKSGGKAKKKKWSKGKVRDKLNNLVLFDKATYDKLYKEVPNYKLITPAVVSERLKIRGSLARNALQELLAKGMIKLVSKHRAQLIYTRNTKGGDEEAATEKA, from the exons ATG CCTCCCAAGCAAGACAAGAAGAAGGACTCTGGGAAGTCCAAGAAGGACAAGGACCCAGTCAACAAGTCTGGAGGCAAAGCCAAGAAGAAG AAGTGGTCCAAGGGAAAAGTGAGGGACAAGCTCAACAACCTGGTCCTCTTCGACAAGGCCACCTACGACAAGTTGTACAAGGAAGTTCCCAACTACAAACTCATCACCCCTGCCGTTGTGTCTGAGAGGCTGAAGATCCGCGGCTCTCTGGCCAGGAACGCCCTCCAGGAGCTGCTCGCCAAAG GCATGATCAAACTGGTGTCcaaacacagagcacagctgATCTACACACGTAACACCaagggaggagatgaggaggcagCAACAGAGAAAGCATAA
- the trappc4 gene encoding trafficking protein particle complex subunit 4 gives MAIFSVYVVNKAGGLIYQYDNYVPRAEAEKTFSYPLDLVLKIHDEKVVVSFGQRDGIRVGHAVLSINGVDVIGKNTADGKDIIEYLKDASNYPVSIRFGRARLSSNEKLMLASMFHSLFAIGSQLSPEVGSSGIEMLETDVFKLHCYQTLTGIKFIVLADPRQSGIDALLRKIYEIYSDFALKNPFYSLEMPIRCELFDQNLKSALEIAEKAGNFGAGS, from the exons ATGGCGATCtttagtgtgtatgtggtgaACAAGGCCGGAGGTTTAATCTACCAATATGACAACTATGTTCCGAGAGCCGAGGCGGAGAAAACATTCAGCTATCCTCTAGATTTGGTGCTGAAGATCCACGATGAGAAGGTTGTCGTCTCGTTTGGACAGCGGGACGGGATCCGAG TGGGCCATGCAGTGCTGTCTATCAATGGAGTGGATGTGATTGGCAAGAACACAGCGGATGGCAAGGACATCATTGAGTATTTGAAAGATGCCTCCAACTATCCAGTGTCCATCCGGTTTGGACGGGCCCGGCTGAGCTCCAACGAGAAGCTGATGTTGGCATCCATGTTCCACTC ATTGTTTGCCATCGGCTCACAGTTGTCTCCTGAAGTCGGCAGCTCAGGGATTGAGATGCTGGAGACCGATGTCTTCAAGCTGCACTGCTATCAAACGCTCACAG GGATAAAGTTCATCGTGCTGGCAGACCCTCGCCAGTCCGGCATTGATGCCCTGCTTAGGAAGATTTATGAGATCTATTCAGATTTTGCCCTGAAGAACCCTTTCTATTCTCTGGAAATGCCTATCAG GTGTGAACTCTTTGATCAGAATTTGAAGAGTGCATTGGAGATCGCAGAGAAAGCCGGCAACTTTGGAGCCGGATCCTGA